A genomic segment from Eisenibacter elegans DSM 3317 encodes:
- the hflX gene encoding GTPase HflX encodes MTKTYDTRPAAETAVLVAVSPSFQTQETTQSYLDELAFLATTLGIETLHTFTQKLDKPHPQTFVGKGKLEEIVQYVKENEVDMIIFDDDLSPSQVRNMERAFNGVIIDKAKHKILDRSLLILDIFAKRAQTIQAKTQVELAQYQYMYPRLTRMWTHLSKQKGGIGMRGPGETELETDRRIVKDKIALLKTKLSKIDSQNTTRRKAREDSVRVALVGYTNVGKSTLMRLLAKTDVFAENKLFATVDSTVRKVVLDNIPFLLTDTVGFIRKLPTTLIESFKSTLDEIREADILIHVVDISSSHYEEHIQVVRETLADIQSADKPTLMVYNKIDLLRQELPEETTFSPQENALYISATSQENIQALREALMELVRHKYQAIYPNYL; translated from the coding sequence ATGACCAAGACTTATGATACCCGCCCCGCTGCCGAAACAGCTGTGTTGGTGGCGGTAAGCCCTAGCTTTCAAACCCAAGAAACCACACAATCTTACCTAGATGAGCTGGCATTCTTGGCGACGACACTAGGCATAGAAACCCTACATACCTTCACCCAAAAACTCGACAAGCCTCATCCACAAACCTTTGTAGGCAAGGGAAAGCTAGAAGAGATAGTGCAGTATGTCAAAGAAAATGAGGTAGATATGATTATTTTTGATGATGACCTCTCCCCCTCTCAAGTCCGCAATATGGAGCGCGCCTTCAATGGTGTTATCATAGACAAGGCCAAACACAAAATCTTAGACCGCAGTTTGCTGATTCTGGACATCTTTGCCAAACGCGCCCAAACCATACAGGCCAAAACCCAAGTAGAGCTAGCACAGTACCAATATATGTATCCACGCCTGACGAGGATGTGGACTCACCTTTCCAAACAAAAAGGGGGCATCGGTATGCGTGGCCCAGGGGAAACAGAACTCGAAACAGACCGTCGGATTGTAAAGGACAAAATAGCCCTGCTCAAAACCAAGCTCTCCAAAATCGATAGCCAAAATACTACTCGCCGCAAAGCCCGCGAAGACTCGGTGAGGGTGGCACTAGTAGGCTATACCAACGTGGGTAAATCGACGCTGATGCGCCTACTGGCCAAGACCGATGTGTTTGCCGAAAACAAACTCTTCGCTACCGTAGACTCTACAGTACGCAAGGTAGTCTTAGACAACATCCCGTTCCTACTCACCGATACAGTAGGGTTTATCCGCAAGCTTCCGACTACCCTTATAGAGTCGTTTAAGTCTACCTTAGATGAAATTCGAGAGGCCGACATCCTGATTCATGTGGTCGATATTTCTTCATCTCACTATGAAGAACACATACAGGTAGTCCGAGAGACCTTGGCCGATATCCAGTCTGCCGACAAACCCACGCTGATGGTCTACAACAAAATAGACCTGCTGCGCCAAGAGCTGCCCGAAGAGACGACCTTCAGCCCACAAGAAAATGCACTCTATATCTCGGCTACTAGCCAAGAAAACATACAGGCGCTACGCGAAGCCCTGATGGAGTTGGTCAGACATAAGTACCAAGCCATCTATCCCAACTATTTGTAA
- a CDS encoding NfeD family protein, translating into MNLSKYITFCGITLLCWFCYQQFSFSWFPKAWAQETRPLVYGLKIDSEIDPTTQRYIQLGLEEATRQNADYILLELNTFGGRVDNADAIRMALLNYPKPVWVFINQNAGSAGALISLACNKIYMHPGATIGAATVVTQDGTKASGKMQSYMAEKMRATAEATGRNPEIAAAMVDESIEVDELQKGKVLTLNTRRAIEKGICDGQVSTVEALLKAEGIKDYRYAIHQLSNTERVIAMFLNPFVSSILIMIILGGIYFELQTPGVGFPIAAAAIAAILYFIPYYLHGLAEYWELLLLVVGVGLIAAEIFVIPGFGLAGIMGFFCTGSALMLMMVGNEWLDFRFVSPAELYASFVSVAVSLLAGAILIILAVPQILKSKPFRDISLESVMDSKEGYTAATIRTNYIGKRGQTHTVLRPSGTIIIDGEYYDAQSRGEYLPRGVDVIVVGQEGTSLQVRRVETPVDLDVLEAQ; encoded by the coding sequence ATGAACTTATCAAAATATATCACTTTTTGTGGGATTACTCTCCTCTGCTGGTTTTGTTACCAACAATTCTCGTTTTCTTGGTTTCCAAAAGCTTGGGCGCAAGAGACACGCCCCTTGGTGTATGGGCTGAAGATAGACAGCGAAATTGACCCCACCACCCAACGGTATATACAGCTTGGTCTAGAAGAGGCCACCCGCCAAAACGCCGACTATATCCTGTTGGAGCTGAATACCTTTGGTGGGCGTGTAGACAATGCAGACGCCATCCGGATGGCCCTGCTCAACTACCCCAAGCCAGTGTGGGTGTTTATCAATCAAAATGCAGGCTCTGCCGGCGCGCTGATTTCTTTGGCTTGCAACAAAATCTATATGCATCCTGGCGCTACTATTGGCGCAGCCACAGTTGTTACTCAAGATGGTACCAAGGCCTCGGGCAAGATGCAGTCGTATATGGCCGAAAAAATGCGTGCTACTGCCGAAGCTACCGGGCGTAACCCCGAAATAGCTGCTGCTATGGTAGACGAAAGTATAGAAGTAGATGAGTTGCAAAAAGGCAAAGTATTGACTCTCAATACCCGAAGAGCCATCGAAAAAGGGATATGTGATGGCCAAGTAAGTACTGTTGAAGCGTTGCTGAAAGCCGAGGGCATCAAAGATTACCGTTATGCCATACATCAACTCAGCAACACAGAACGCGTCATTGCGATGTTCCTCAACCCCTTCGTAAGTAGTATTTTGATAATGATTATCCTTGGGGGTATTTATTTCGAACTACAAACGCCTGGGGTCGGCTTTCCTATCGCCGCTGCCGCCATCGCCGCTATCTTGTACTTTATTCCTTATTATCTCCACGGTTTGGCCGAATACTGGGAGCTGCTCCTGCTGGTGGTTGGGGTAGGGCTGATAGCCGCCGAGATATTTGTCATCCCAGGCTTTGGATTGGCCGGCATAATGGGCTTTTTCTGTACAGGTAGCGCGCTGATGTTGATGATGGTAGGCAACGAATGGCTCGACTTTCGGTTTGTAAGCCCTGCCGAACTGTATGCCTCTTTTGTGTCGGTGGCGGTGAGCTTGCTGGCAGGTGCCATCTTGATTATCTTGGCTGTGCCGCAGATTTTGAAGAGCAAACCCTTCCGCGACATCTCGCTCGAATCTGTTATGGATAGCAAAGAAGGCTATACCGCCGCCACTATCCGTACCAATTACATAGGCAAAAGAGGACAAACGCATACTGTGCTGCGTCCCAGCGGTACCATCATTATCGACGGAGAATATTATGACGCGCAAAGCCGTGGCGAATACCTCCCACGTGGGGTAGACGTAATCGTTGTAGGCCAAGAGGGTACTTCGCTGCAAGTACGCCGCGTAGAAACCCCCGTAGACCTAGATGTGCTCGAAGCCCAATAA
- a CDS encoding HU family DNA-binding protein, whose amino-acid sequence MTKAEVITEIANKTGVNKDDVQKTVEAFFKVVQKSMEEGHNIYVRGFGSFVNKKRARKVARNISKNTAIVIEPHYVPTFKPSKTFVDKVKNSNTLKETIKQSS is encoded by the coding sequence GTGACAAAAGCGGAGGTTATTACAGAAATCGCCAACAAAACAGGCGTTAACAAAGACGACGTACAGAAGACCGTAGAGGCTTTCTTCAAAGTAGTTCAAAAGTCTATGGAAGAAGGTCACAACATCTATGTGCGTGGCTTTGGTAGTTTTGTCAATAAAAAACGTGCGCGCAAAGTAGCCCGTAATATTTCAAAAAACACGGCTATCGTTATTGAGCCGCACTACGTGCCTACTTTCAAGCCATCTAAGACTTTCGTAGACAAAGTCAAAAATAGCAACACGCTAAAGGAGACCATCAAGCAGTCGTCATAA
- a CDS encoding DUF4905 domain-containing protein, with product MTGISSVIQPKISVMLPLPIWRLVVDGYRPWVWVEMRDPEAMQVQWACVDYQLGQYSLHQVSLAESWWLTPKAIWDGIAVWEHYPDPDQPRTAGVYWAHLPSGKALGQFPEALWLGNDQQGAYLSQPQADGTTQHFCLPWKEPTLKPCTNIAQKDFNQHKVAYPLYYAEENMYFATLRKFLELNLKIVPTKAINYWEGTKLLVLSYYYHPSDTDTKMTQQLIILDSQEGRVLWQDTLATATQGISLTHFCLLDEHLMYQKNKQELVILSL from the coding sequence ATGACCGGTATATCTAGTGTAATACAGCCAAAAATTTCGGTAATGCTGCCTTTGCCTATTTGGCGTTTGGTAGTCGATGGGTATCGCCCTTGGGTTTGGGTAGAAATGCGCGACCCTGAGGCTATGCAAGTACAATGGGCCTGTGTAGATTATCAGCTGGGCCAATATAGCCTACATCAGGTTTCGTTGGCCGAAAGTTGGTGGCTCACCCCCAAGGCCATCTGGGACGGTATCGCTGTCTGGGAACACTATCCTGACCCCGACCAACCCCGCACTGCCGGCGTATATTGGGCACATTTGCCCAGCGGCAAGGCGCTGGGGCAGTTCCCCGAAGCCCTCTGGCTTGGCAACGACCAGCAAGGCGCATACCTAAGTCAGCCCCAAGCCGACGGCACAACGCAGCACTTCTGTTTGCCTTGGAAAGAGCCAACTTTAAAACCTTGCACGAATATTGCGCAAAAAGATTTTAACCAACATAAAGTAGCTTACCCTTTGTACTATGCTGAAGAAAATATGTATTTTGCAACCCTTAGAAAGTTTTTAGAGTTAAATCTAAAGATAGTGCCCACAAAAGCTATCAATTATTGGGAGGGAACGAAGCTCCTAGTGCTTTCGTATTATTATCATCCTTCTGATACCGACACCAAAATGACCCAACAATTAATCATACTCGACAGCCAAGAAGGCCGAGTATTGTGGCAAGATACCCTTGCCACAGCCACACAAGGCATTAGCTTAACACACTTTTGCTTGCTTGATGAGCACTTGATGTATCAAAAAAATAAGC
- a CDS encoding tetratricopeptide repeat protein encodes MQYPTNLKIGIVVVAIILSVGLYSLPKVLVSNATESLKTDAAEMQSQHESMLSPADQASLLQLKQAWQQASEAATQSALADSLYTFFRARSLFDSAAVYKAWQADQQPDEAHLMAAADAYLEASEFAIDAQKANQLALKARKYYEAVLAKTPSNLTAKTKLGTTYLTDSNPMQGIALIREVLQAAPTDELALFTLGMLSIRSGQYANAVSRFEELLANHPQNEEAKYYLAQSYHNVGQTAQAKDLLQALEKGAQDTLIRAAARRYLDELN; translated from the coding sequence ATGCAATACCCTACGAATCTGAAGATAGGAATAGTCGTTGTTGCAATAATCTTGAGTGTAGGCCTATACAGTCTACCCAAGGTCTTGGTCAGTAATGCTACCGAAAGCCTCAAAACGGACGCAGCCGAAATGCAGAGCCAACACGAAAGTATGCTCAGCCCGGCTGACCAGGCATCGCTCCTACAGCTCAAACAAGCGTGGCAACAAGCCTCCGAAGCGGCTACACAATCTGCCTTGGCAGACTCACTGTACACCTTCTTCAGAGCGCGTAGCCTGTTTGATAGTGCCGCCGTATACAAAGCTTGGCAAGCCGACCAACAACCCGACGAGGCCCACCTGATGGCCGCTGCGGATGCTTATTTGGAAGCTTCAGAATTTGCTATCGATGCGCAAAAAGCAAATCAATTGGCCCTGAAAGCACGTAAATATTACGAAGCTGTATTGGCCAAAACCCCTAGCAACCTGACAGCCAAGACCAAATTGGGCACCACCTATCTGACCGATAGCAACCCCATGCAGGGCATCGCTCTCATTCGTGAGGTATTGCAAGCTGCGCCCACTGACGAGCTTGCGCTCTTTACTTTAGGAATGCTCTCGATACGCTCCGGGCAATATGCCAATGCCGTGAGCCGCTTCGAAGAATTATTGGCAAACCACCCCCAAAACGAAGAAGCTAAATATTACTTGGCGCAAAGCTACCATAATGTAGGCCAAACCGCTCAAGCCAAAGACCTGCTTCAGGCGTTGGAAAAAGGGGCGCAAGACACGCTCATCCGTGCTGCCGCCCGACGTTATCTGGATGAGTTAAATTAA